In Iodobacter fluviatilis, one DNA window encodes the following:
- a CDS encoding 5-methyltetrahydropteroyltriglutamate--homocysteine methyltransferase encodes MSIKTESIGSIPRSAKLQHAQALYDQGEMSAAELEVFYDEAVKDTILNLEAIGSSVLGDGEQRKTHSFATYGVEGNENMAADGLCIPFHDGHIRQLPRLTRGPFRFARFAHETIGRARQYTQKPFKQAIISASALSLLYPVKGIADYPRDEFVADLLAEQEKEIRGCFAQGASKVQLDFTEGRLSVKLDPSGQVLRSFIDINNMLLDRFSPEERQKIGIHTCAGSDHDSTHSADVDYAELLPSLFEIKVGCFYIALACEKDPERVLKIIQQYRKPDQVIFVGVIDVINPQIETAETVCERVLQAARYIPHPYLATTDDCGFSPFCDDTSTSRETAFAKIAARIEGTALAARQLGYA; translated from the coding sequence ATGAGTATCAAAACTGAATCCATTGGCAGTATTCCGCGATCAGCAAAATTGCAGCATGCACAGGCTTTGTATGATCAGGGCGAGATGAGCGCTGCTGAGCTGGAGGTTTTTTATGATGAAGCGGTTAAAGACACCATTTTAAATCTGGAGGCGATTGGTTCGTCTGTACTGGGGGATGGCGAGCAACGAAAAACCCATAGCTTTGCCACCTATGGGGTAGAGGGGAATGAAAACATGGCCGCAGATGGCTTATGTATTCCTTTTCATGACGGGCATATCCGCCAGTTGCCCCGCTTAACCCGCGGACCTTTCCGGTTTGCACGTTTTGCCCATGAAACCATTGGCCGGGCGCGCCAATATACGCAAAAGCCCTTTAAGCAGGCCATTATCTCGGCTTCTGCTTTAAGTTTGCTTTACCCCGTGAAGGGCATTGCCGATTATCCCCGTGATGAATTTGTGGCTGATTTACTGGCCGAGCAGGAAAAAGAAATTCGTGGTTGTTTTGCCCAAGGAGCGAGCAAAGTGCAGCTTGATTTTACCGAGGGGCGTCTCTCGGTAAAGCTGGATCCTAGCGGGCAGGTTTTGCGCAGCTTTATTGATATCAATAATATGCTGCTGGATCGCTTCAGCCCTGAAGAACGGCAAAAAATTGGCATTCATACCTGCGCCGGCAGTGATCATGATTCCACTCATAGTGCCGATGTGGATTACGCCGAATTACTCCCTAGTCTGTTTGAAATAAAAGTGGGGTGTTTTTATATCGCGCTGGCCTGCGAGAAAGACCCGGAGAGGGTGCTGAAAATTATTCAGCAATACCGTAAGCCTGATCAGGTGATCTTTGTGGGGGTGATTGACGTGATTAATCCGCAGATTGAAACCGCCGAGACTGTTTGCGAAAGAGTATTGCAAGCCGCACGTTATATTCCGCATCCCTATCTGGCGACGACCGATGATTGTGGCTTTTCCCCTTTTTGCGATGACACCAGTACCAGCCGCGAAACCGCATTTGCTAAAATTGCAGCCCGTATTGAGGGCACCGCGCTTGCGGCGCGGCAGTTAGGCTACGCCTGA
- a CDS encoding methylated-DNA--[protein]-cysteine S-methyltransferase, protein MTDYERIEKAIFYISAHLHSQPRLDEIAAHLHLSPFHFQRMFCRWAGVTPKRFLQVLTLERAKQLLRESKSLLEVSNSLGLSSGSRLYDHFVQLEAVTPGEYKKEGVGLSIGYGVHNTPFGPAFIAITPRGICKFSFLQGEAMGAHLADLCKKWPYAVVHEEQQATLEVLDGMFGVAKKPNKPISLHVAGTNFQVSVWKALLQIPPAAVVSYSQIAKAVGRPSAARAVGTAIGSNPVAFLIPCHRVIQQGGKLGGYYWGEARKHAIHAWESARYEGFAPEEAAQAEHSLF, encoded by the coding sequence ATGACGGACTACGAGCGTATTGAAAAAGCGATTTTTTATATTTCTGCCCATTTGCACAGTCAGCCAAGGCTGGATGAAATTGCAGCCCACTTACATTTAAGCCCCTTTCATTTTCAGCGCATGTTTTGCCGCTGGGCAGGGGTGACGCCCAAGCGTTTTTTGCAGGTACTGACCTTAGAGCGGGCCAAACAATTATTGCGTGAATCCAAATCACTGCTCGAAGTCTCTAATTCGCTGGGTTTAAGCAGTGGCTCGCGCCTCTATGATCATTTTGTGCAGCTGGAGGCCGTTACGCCGGGGGAGTACAAAAAGGAAGGGGTGGGTTTGTCCATCGGCTACGGCGTGCATAACACGCCATTTGGCCCTGCATTTATTGCGATTACGCCTAGAGGAATTTGTAAGTTTTCCTTCTTGCAGGGCGAGGCGATGGGCGCGCATCTGGCCGATTTATGCAAAAAATGGCCCTATGCCGTGGTGCATGAAGAGCAGCAAGCCACGCTTGAAGTCTTAGATGGCATGTTTGGCGTGGCAAAAAAGCCAAATAAGCCTATTTCTTTGCATGTGGCGGGGACGAATTTTCAGGTTAGTGTTTGGAAAGCCTTGCTACAGATTCCGCCTGCGGCTGTAGTGAGCTATTCCCAGATTGCCAAAGCCGTTGGCCGCCCCAGTGCGGCGCGGGCGGTGGGCACGGCGATAGGCTCAAACCCGGTTGCATTTTTAATTCCCTGTCATCGGGTGATTCAGCAGGGCGGTAAGCTGGGTGGCTATTACTGGGGTGAGGCGCGCAAACATGCGATTCACGCATGGGAGTCGGCAAGATACGAGGGATTCGCACCAGAAGAGGCGGCTCAGGCAGAGCACAGCCTCTTTTAG
- a CDS encoding sodium:calcium antiporter, with protein sequence MFLTLLLFFSSAIAIYLACDYFVNAIEWCGRHMKLGATAVGSVLAAFGTALPESAVTFTAVVFGATPAQKEIGVGAAMGGPLVLATIAYAVVGLALWRNRQRLARTDYLVKVDQVRLSRDQLAFLAIFIFKVALGLVAFAFKPYLGLLFLLAYAVYVWREINTAETAAEEEELEPLKLRPGSDHWRWAALQVSLALAVIALASHIFVSQLENLGEMLGLAPHLVALLLSPVATELPEIMNTLIWVRQGKERLALANISGAMMIQATIPSALGIFFTPWLFDGPLLASGIITTVAIIVLYLMFRRGKVTGKQLSCIGFLYAGFALYLGWAI encoded by the coding sequence ATGTTCCTCACCCTATTGCTGTTTTTCTCATCTGCCATTGCCATCTATTTAGCCTGTGATTATTTCGTCAACGCCATTGAATGGTGTGGCCGGCATATGAAGCTGGGCGCGACCGCCGTGGGCTCAGTGCTCGCAGCTTTTGGCACGGCGCTCCCCGAAAGCGCGGTCACTTTTACGGCAGTGGTCTTTGGTGCTACGCCCGCGCAAAAAGAAATTGGCGTAGGCGCGGCCATGGGCGGCCCCTTGGTCCTAGCAACGATTGCCTATGCCGTGGTGGGCTTGGCGCTCTGGCGTAACCGTCAGCGTCTGGCCCGTACCGATTATTTAGTCAAGGTTGATCAGGTACGGCTTAGCCGGGATCAGCTGGCGTTTTTAGCCATTTTTATATTCAAAGTAGCACTGGGCTTAGTCGCCTTTGCGTTTAAGCCCTATTTGGGTCTGCTGTTTCTGCTGGCTTATGCCGTTTATGTATGGCGGGAAATCAACACCGCCGAAACGGCAGCGGAGGAAGAAGAACTAGAGCCATTAAAGCTGCGCCCGGGCAGCGATCATTGGCGCTGGGCTGCTTTGCAGGTGAGCTTAGCCCTCGCGGTGATTGCCCTTGCCTCGCATATTTTTGTATCCCAGCTCGAAAACTTAGGCGAGATGCTGGGCCTAGCGCCGCACCTAGTGGCCCTTTTGCTCAGCCCCGTAGCAACAGAATTACCAGAAATCATGAACACCCTGATCTGGGTGCGGCAAGGCAAGGAGCGCTTGGCGCTGGCTAATATATCGGGGGCGATGATGATTCAGGCCACCATCCCCAGTGCGCTGGGTATTTTCTTTACGCCCTGGCTATTCGACGGCCCGCTACTCGCCTCCGGCATCATTACCACCGTGGCGATTATTGTGCTGTATTTAATGTTTAGGCGCGGCAAAGTCACAGGCAAGCAATTAAGCTGCATTGGCTTTCTTTACGCAGGATTTGCGCTCTACTTAGGCTGGGCAATCTGA